The following proteins are encoded in a genomic region of Micromonospora olivasterospora:
- a CDS encoding SDR family NAD(P)-dependent oxidoreductase, with translation MRLTGAVVLVTGASSGIGAAVVRRLAHAGSQVVAAGRDPERLARLSADTGAATMLTDLARPGAGRDLAERVLARHARVDVLVNNAGVGWAGPFGGMSDAVADELLAVNLRAPIELTRAVLPGMCHRGGHLVFVGSIAGRLGVGGEAVYAASKAGLDTFAQSLRMELARRRVAVSVVVPGVVDTPFFLRRGQPYRRSRPRPLPPERVADALAAAIARDRAEVYVPGWLRLPVAVRAVLPAMYRHLAGRFG, from the coding sequence GTGCGCCTGACCGGCGCGGTGGTCCTGGTCACCGGGGCGTCGTCGGGCATCGGGGCGGCGGTGGTGCGGCGACTCGCCCACGCGGGCAGCCAGGTGGTGGCGGCCGGCCGCGACCCGGAGCGGCTCGCCCGGCTGTCCGCCGACACCGGCGCCGCCACGATGCTGACCGACCTGGCCCGGCCCGGCGCGGGGCGGGACCTGGCCGAGCGGGTCCTGGCCCGGCACGCCCGGGTGGACGTCCTGGTCAACAACGCGGGCGTCGGCTGGGCGGGCCCGTTCGGCGGAATGTCCGACGCCGTCGCCGACGAACTGCTCGCCGTGAACCTGCGGGCGCCGATCGAGCTGACCCGGGCGGTGCTGCCGGGCATGTGCCACCGCGGCGGTCACCTCGTGTTCGTGGGCTCGATCGCCGGCCGGCTCGGGGTGGGCGGGGAGGCCGTCTACGCGGCCAGCAAGGCCGGGCTCGACACCTTCGCACAGAGCCTACGGATGGAGCTGGCCCGCCGCCGGGTCGCCGTCAGCGTGGTCGTTCCCGGGGTGGTCGACACGCCGTTCTTCCTGCGCCGGGGACAGCCGTACCGGCGGAGCCGGCCCCGGCCGCTGCCGCCGGAGCGGGTGGCCGACGCGCTGGCCGCCGCGATCGCCCGGGACCGGGCCGAGGTGTACGTGCCGGGCTGGCTGCGCCTGCCGGTGGCGGTACGGGCCGTGCTGCCGGCGATGTACCGGCACCTCGCCGGGCGGTTCGGCTGA
- the shc gene encoding squalene--hopene cyclase codes for MTELLSPKPTGSVVEAPAAAPSDAARAALRRARDHLLGLQDEAGWWKGDLASNVTMDAEDLLLRQFLGIRTAEQTAESARWIRSQQRPDGSWATFHGGPGDLSTTVEAYLALRLAGDAPEAPHLASAAAFVRAHGGLAASRVFTRFWLALFGHWPWHQLPAVPPELVLLPSWLPFNIYDFACWARQTIVPLSIVRALRPVRELGFTVDELRTAAAPPRPPRLRSRPGVLHRLDRVAAGYERIARGPLRRNALRRAAEWIVARQEADGSWGGIQPPWVYSLMALHLLGYQLDHPVLRAGLAGLEGFTVRQQTPDGPVRWLEACQSPVWDTALAVTALSDAGLPAGHPALVRAGTWLLDEEIRVRGDWAVRRPHTPVGGWAFEFDNDGYADTDDTAEVIMALRRTAVPADAAVLRATRWLLGMQCRDGGWAAFDADNTRALLGELPFCDFGEVVDPPSADVTAHIVEALAAENFADTVPVRRGVAWLLRAQEPDGSWFGRWGANHVYGTGAVVPALVAAGLRPGHPAIRRAVDWLLAHQNPDGGWGEDLRSYRDPAWVGRGESTASQTAWALLALHAAGHGTGEAAGRGVAWLVATQRPDGGWDEPQYTGTGFPGDFYINYGLYRLVFPVSALGRILDARATGPDAEVLP; via the coding sequence ATGACCGAACTGCTCTCGCCGAAGCCGACCGGGTCCGTCGTCGAGGCCCCGGCGGCTGCCCCATCCGACGCGGCCCGGGCGGCGCTGCGCCGCGCCCGCGACCACCTGCTCGGCCTGCAGGACGAAGCCGGCTGGTGGAAGGGCGACCTGGCCAGCAACGTCACCATGGACGCCGAGGACCTGCTGCTGCGGCAGTTCCTGGGCATCCGCACCGCCGAGCAGACGGCCGAGTCCGCCCGCTGGATCCGCTCCCAGCAGCGACCCGACGGCTCGTGGGCCACCTTCCACGGCGGCCCGGGCGACCTGTCCACCACCGTCGAGGCGTACCTGGCGCTGCGGCTGGCCGGCGACGCGCCCGAGGCGCCGCACCTGGCGTCGGCCGCCGCGTTCGTCCGCGCCCACGGCGGACTGGCCGCCAGCCGCGTGTTCACCCGCTTCTGGCTGGCGCTGTTCGGCCACTGGCCCTGGCACCAGCTGCCCGCCGTGCCGCCCGAGCTGGTGCTGCTGCCGTCCTGGCTGCCGTTCAACATCTACGACTTCGCCTGCTGGGCCCGGCAGACCATCGTCCCGCTGTCGATCGTCCGCGCGCTGCGCCCGGTGCGCGAGCTCGGCTTCACCGTCGACGAGCTGCGCACCGCCGCCGCGCCGCCGCGACCGCCCCGGCTGCGCTCCCGGCCGGGCGTGCTGCACCGCCTGGACCGGGTCGCCGCCGGTTACGAGCGGATCGCCCGCGGCCCCCTGCGCCGCAACGCGCTGCGCCGGGCGGCGGAGTGGATCGTGGCCCGCCAGGAGGCCGACGGGTCCTGGGGCGGGATCCAGCCGCCCTGGGTGTACTCGCTGATGGCCCTGCACCTGCTCGGATACCAGCTGGACCACCCGGTACTGCGGGCCGGCCTGGCCGGGCTGGAGGGGTTCACGGTGCGCCAGCAGACCCCGGACGGCCCGGTGCGCTGGCTGGAGGCGTGCCAGTCCCCGGTCTGGGACACCGCGCTGGCCGTCACCGCGCTGTCCGACGCCGGGCTGCCGGCGGGGCACCCCGCCCTGGTCCGCGCCGGAACGTGGCTGCTCGACGAGGAGATCCGGGTCCGCGGCGACTGGGCGGTGCGCCGGCCGCACACCCCCGTCGGGGGCTGGGCCTTCGAGTTCGACAACGACGGGTACGCCGACACCGACGACACCGCCGAGGTGATCATGGCGCTGCGGCGTACCGCCGTGCCGGCCGACGCCGCCGTGCTGCGCGCCACCCGCTGGCTGCTCGGCATGCAGTGCCGCGACGGCGGGTGGGCCGCGTTCGACGCCGACAACACCCGGGCGCTGCTCGGCGAGCTGCCGTTCTGCGACTTCGGCGAGGTCGTCGACCCGCCGAGCGCCGACGTGACCGCGCACATCGTCGAGGCGCTGGCGGCGGAGAACTTCGCCGACACCGTGCCGGTACGCCGCGGCGTGGCCTGGCTGCTGCGGGCGCAGGAGCCGGACGGCTCCTGGTTCGGCCGCTGGGGGGCCAACCACGTCTACGGCACCGGTGCGGTGGTGCCGGCCCTGGTGGCGGCCGGCCTGCGGCCGGGTCACCCGGCGATCCGCCGGGCCGTCGACTGGCTGCTCGCCCACCAGAACCCCGACGGCGGGTGGGGCGAGGACCTGCGCTCCTACCGGGACCCGGCCTGGGTCGGCCGTGGCGAGTCCACCGCCTCGCAGACCGCCTGGGCCCTGCTCGCCCTGCACGCCGCCGGCCACGGGACGGGGGAGGCGGCCGGTCGCGGGGTGGCCTGGCTGGTCGCCACGCAGCGCCCCGACGGCGGCTGGGACGAGCCGCAGTACACCGGCACCGGCTTCCCCGGCGACTTCTACATCAACTACGGCCTGTACCGGTTGGTCTTCCCGGTCAGCGCGCTCGGCCGGATCCTGGACGCGCGCGCCACCGGCCCGGACGCCGAGGTGCTGCCGTGA
- the ispH gene encoding 4-hydroxy-3-methylbut-2-enyl diphosphate reductase, with protein sequence MTEWADAGSGLRRVLLASPRSFCAGVERAIAVVEQALRHHGPPVYVRKQIVHNARVVADLRARGAVFVDDLDEVPDGALTVFSAHGVAPAVRRQAADRGLPVIDATCPLVTKVHAEARRFAGRGDTVLLIGHPGHEETDGTLGEAPGRIRLVSDPAAAETVRVDDPARVSYLVQTTLATDEAAGVVEALRRRFPGLAGPGSDDICYATTNRQRAVTEVAGRSDVVLVLGSDNSSNSRRLVEVAERAGARAYLVDDVSRVDLRWLAGAATVGVSAGASAPPALVDEVVAALTALGAREVSEHTTTVEDVSFTLPKEVRQP encoded by the coding sequence CTGACCGAGTGGGCGGACGCGGGCAGCGGCCTGCGGCGGGTCCTGCTGGCCTCGCCCCGGTCCTTCTGCGCCGGCGTGGAGCGGGCGATCGCGGTGGTGGAGCAGGCCCTGCGCCACCACGGGCCGCCGGTGTACGTCCGCAAGCAGATCGTCCACAACGCCCGGGTCGTGGCCGACCTGCGGGCCCGCGGCGCGGTCTTCGTCGACGACCTCGACGAGGTGCCGGACGGGGCCCTCACGGTCTTCTCCGCGCACGGCGTGGCGCCCGCGGTACGCCGGCAGGCCGCCGACCGCGGGCTGCCGGTCATCGACGCCACCTGCCCGCTGGTGACGAAGGTCCACGCCGAGGCGCGCCGGTTCGCCGGCCGGGGCGACACCGTGCTGCTGATCGGGCACCCCGGCCACGAGGAGACCGACGGCACGCTCGGCGAGGCACCGGGCCGGATCCGCCTGGTGTCCGACCCGGCCGCGGCCGAGACGGTGCGGGTGGACGACCCCGCCCGGGTGTCGTACCTGGTGCAGACGACCCTCGCCACTGACGAGGCGGCGGGGGTCGTCGAGGCGCTGCGCCGCCGGTTCCCGGGCCTGGCCGGGCCCGGCTCCGACGACATCTGCTACGCCACCACCAACCGGCAGCGCGCCGTCACCGAGGTCGCGGGCCGCTCCGACGTCGTCCTGGTGCTCGGCTCCGACAACTCCTCGAACTCCCGCCGCCTGGTGGAGGTCGCCGAGCGCGCGGGCGCGCGGGCGTACCTGGTCGACGACGTGAGCCGGGTGGACCTGCGCTGGCTGGCCGGCGCCGCCACGGTCGGCGTCTCCGCCGGCGCCTCGGCGCCGCCGGCGCTGGTCGACGAGGTCGTCGCCGCGCTCACCGCGCTCGGGGCGAGGGAGGTGAGCGAGCACACCACGACCGTCGAGGACGTGTCCTTCACCCTTCCCAAGGAGGTACGGCAGCCATGA
- a CDS encoding phosphatase PAP2 family protein → MAGGRPGARRARRGLRPLGVPVLAPVPAGWWFDALLVAAFAALTAALVWWPPLLRLDIAVRDWCDGHRPPPVSALMRVLDGLGQGGPLTTLTVLVSGWLAWRHRTVRPVVLAGLAPIVSTLLIVGLKRWTSRGAPHHGSVRLFSEGWEEYYPSGHVSNGIVYYTVLAALLAPYVTAALRRLLQWLPGPLVFTGTTYLGYHWLTDSAGGYLLGLMIARLLLRVPWRTLPLPRRLDRRPPGAAGAGGSGP, encoded by the coding sequence ATGGCAGGGGGACGGCCAGGGGCGCGGCGGGCGCGACGCGGGCTCCGCCCGCTCGGCGTACCCGTGCTGGCGCCGGTCCCGGCCGGATGGTGGTTCGACGCCCTGCTGGTCGCCGCGTTCGCCGCGCTCACCGCGGCGTTGGTCTGGTGGCCGCCGCTGCTGCGCCTGGACATCGCCGTACGGGACTGGTGCGACGGGCACCGCCCGCCGCCGGTGTCCGCGCTGATGCGCGTCCTCGACGGCCTCGGCCAGGGCGGACCGCTGACCACCCTCACCGTGCTCGTGTCCGGCTGGCTGGCCTGGCGCCACCGGACGGTGCGCCCGGTCGTCCTGGCCGGGCTGGCCCCGATCGTGAGCACGCTGCTGATCGTCGGCCTGAAGCGCTGGACCTCACGGGGCGCCCCGCACCACGGCTCGGTGCGCCTGTTCAGCGAGGGCTGGGAGGAGTACTACCCGTCCGGCCACGTGAGCAACGGCATCGTCTACTACACGGTGCTGGCGGCGCTGCTGGCGCCGTACGTGACCGCGGCGCTGCGCCGCCTGCTGCAGTGGCTGCCCGGCCCGCTGGTCTTCACCGGCACCACGTACCTGGGCTACCACTGGCTCACCGACAGCGCCGGTGGATACCTGCTCGGACTGATGATCGCGCGGCTGCTCCTGCGGGTGCCCTGGCGTACCCTCCCGCTGCCGCGCCGGCTGGACCGACGACCGCCCGGAGCGGCCGGCGCTGGCGGGTCCGGACCGTGA
- the hpnH gene encoding adenosyl-hopene transferase HpnH: MSMPLRQSLRIASYLVAQKMRGRRRFPLLLELEPLFACNLKCAGCGKIQQPAHLLKRRMPVAQALAAVEECGAPMISIAGGEPLMHPEIHTIVAELVRRRKFVFLCTNAVLLPKHIDRFRPSPYFAFTVHIDGLRERHDAAVCKDGVFDAAVAAVREAKRRGFRVTTNTTFFNTDTPQTVIEVLDYLNDDLRVDEMMLSPAYAYERAPDQEHFLGVTETRELFRKAFSGGRRRRWRLNHSPLFLDFLEGKVDFPCTAWAIPSYSLLGWQRPCYLMADGYAASYRELLESTDWDSYGRGRDARCANCMAHCGYEPTAVLATMSSLRQSLRAVRSA; this comes from the coding sequence ATGAGCATGCCGCTGCGCCAGAGCCTACGGATCGCGAGCTACCTGGTGGCACAGAAGATGCGCGGCCGGCGGAGGTTTCCCCTGCTGCTGGAGTTGGAGCCGCTGTTCGCCTGCAACCTCAAGTGCGCGGGCTGTGGCAAGATCCAACAGCCGGCGCACCTGCTCAAGCGCCGGATGCCGGTGGCGCAGGCGCTGGCCGCCGTGGAGGAGTGCGGGGCGCCGATGATCTCCATCGCCGGCGGCGAGCCGCTCATGCACCCGGAGATCCACACCATCGTCGCCGAGCTGGTGCGGCGCAGGAAGTTCGTCTTCCTCTGCACCAACGCGGTCCTGCTGCCGAAGCACATCGACAGGTTCCGCCCGTCGCCGTACTTCGCGTTCACCGTGCACATCGACGGCCTGCGGGAGCGGCACGACGCGGCGGTGTGCAAGGACGGCGTCTTCGACGCCGCGGTGGCCGCCGTGCGGGAGGCCAAGCGGCGCGGCTTCCGGGTCACCACCAACACCACCTTCTTCAACACCGACACCCCGCAGACCGTGATCGAGGTGCTCGACTACCTCAACGACGACCTGCGGGTGGACGAGATGATGCTCTCCCCGGCGTACGCCTACGAGCGGGCACCGGACCAGGAGCACTTCCTCGGCGTCACGGAGACTCGGGAGCTGTTCCGCAAGGCGTTCTCCGGGGGACGGCGCCGCCGCTGGCGGCTCAACCACTCGCCGCTGTTCCTGGACTTCCTCGAGGGGAAGGTCGACTTCCCCTGCACCGCCTGGGCGATCCCGTCGTACTCCCTGCTGGGGTGGCAGCGGCCCTGCTACCTGATGGCCGACGGGTACGCGGCGAGCTACCGGGAGCTGCTGGAGTCGACCGACTGGGACAGCTACGGCCGAGGCCGGGACGCGCGCTGCGCGAACTGCATGGCGCACTGCGGGTACGAGCCGACGGCCGTGCTGGCGACCATGTCCTCGCTGCGGCAGTCGCTGCGGGCCGTGCGCAGCGCCTGA
- a CDS encoding polyprenyl synthetase family protein, with the protein MTIARSDSTTRVQTHVEPAIRALLDRLDPANRLVGGYQFGYWNADGTPAACQGKGLRPALALLSAQAVGVEPEAGVPAAAAVELAHNFSLLHDDVMDGDTERRHRPTAWTVFGVGPAVLAGDALIGLAFEALAEAPGGGPAVRRLAVDVRDLIRGQAADLEFERRDDVTLDECLTMAGNKTAALLAGSCALGALLCGGPPGLVDGLSRFGLHLGLAFQLVDDLLGIWGDPRRTGKPVGSDLRARKRSVPVVRALTDGGSAGRSLAELYRSPAPLGDDDVARATGLIEATGARDWTRRRAARETERAQAELAELDLPDHVRRELADIATFITGRDH; encoded by the coding sequence ATGACCATCGCCCGCAGCGACAGCACCACCCGGGTCCAGACCCACGTGGAACCGGCGATCCGGGCGCTCCTGGACCGGCTGGACCCGGCCAACCGGCTCGTCGGCGGCTACCAGTTCGGCTACTGGAACGCCGACGGCACGCCCGCCGCCTGCCAGGGCAAGGGGCTGCGTCCGGCGCTGGCGCTGCTGTCGGCCCAGGCGGTCGGGGTCGAGCCCGAGGCCGGGGTGCCGGCCGCCGCCGCGGTCGAGCTGGCGCACAACTTCTCGCTGCTGCACGACGACGTGATGGACGGCGACACCGAGCGCCGCCACCGCCCCACCGCCTGGACGGTGTTCGGGGTCGGCCCGGCCGTGCTCGCCGGGGACGCCCTGATCGGGCTCGCCTTCGAGGCGCTCGCCGAGGCGCCCGGCGGCGGCCCGGCGGTGCGCCGGCTCGCCGTCGACGTACGGGACCTCATCCGCGGGCAGGCCGCCGACCTGGAATTCGAACGCCGCGACGACGTCACGCTCGACGAGTGTCTGACCATGGCCGGCAACAAGACCGCCGCGCTGCTGGCCGGCTCGTGCGCGCTCGGGGCGCTGCTGTGCGGTGGGCCCCCGGGGCTGGTCGACGGGCTGTCCCGCTTCGGCCTCCACCTCGGGCTGGCGTTCCAGCTCGTCGACGACCTGCTCGGCATCTGGGGTGACCCGCGGCGCACCGGCAAACCCGTCGGCTCCGACCTGCGGGCCCGCAAGCGCAGCGTACCGGTGGTGCGGGCGCTGACCGACGGCGGCAGCGCCGGCCGGTCCCTGGCGGAGCTGTACCGGTCGCCGGCGCCGCTGGGCGACGACGACGTGGCCCGGGCGACCGGGCTGATCGAGGCGACCGGGGCCCGGGACTGGACGCGGCGCCGGGCGGCGCGGGAGACCGAGCGGGCCCAGGCGGAGCTGGCCGAGCTCGACCTGCCCGACCACGTACGCCGGGAACTCGCTGACATCGCCACCTTCATCACCGGACGGGATCACTGA
- a CDS encoding ATP-binding protein — protein sequence MSELTAHLDLPLGIHAPDAARRALTALLQGWGFRDEDWLDDAGVVISELVTNAVRHGGGCVEFAAEAHEGRVVLSVADGSSVVPRRRDPDGVGGRGIAVIEAMSASWGVHDHEGGKRVWVELRPCPGGPVWQPGSARGGQR from the coding sequence ATGAGCGAGCTGACCGCCCACCTCGACCTGCCCCTCGGCATACACGCGCCTGACGCGGCCCGCCGGGCGTTGACCGCCCTGCTGCAGGGCTGGGGCTTCCGGGACGAGGATTGGCTCGACGACGCGGGCGTGGTGATCAGCGAGCTCGTCACCAACGCGGTACGGCACGGGGGCGGCTGCGTGGAGTTCGCCGCCGAGGCCCACGAGGGGCGGGTCGTGCTGTCGGTCGCGGACGGCTCGTCGGTCGTGCCCCGTCGCCGTGACCCCGACGGTGTCGGCGGGCGTGGCATCGCCGTGATCGAGGCCATGTCGGCCAGCTGGGGGGTGCACGATCACGAGGGCGGCAAGCGGGTCTGGGTCGAGTTGCGCCCGTGTCCCGGCGGGCCCGTGTGGCAGCCGGGCAGCGCGAGGGGCGGTCAGCGGTGA
- the hpnE gene encoding hydroxysqualene dehydroxylase HpnE, which translates to MTAPTGPPGEAGNVCVIGGGLAGIAAAIRLADLHLRVTLLESRPELGGATYSFRRDGLTVDTGQHVFLRCYEAYRGLLDRLGSTAGTQVQPRFAVPVLLPGRPPHLLARRRLPAPAHLLPALAGYRLLAPAQRLAAVRAAAALRHVDPDLPETDARSFGDWLADHGQDARAVRRLWDLVTVAALNLPSAQASLALAARVFRTGLLEAADAGDIGRPLVPLVDLHAVPARRLLDRLGVRVRTRARVRWIRPEPAGFRVGTDDGEVDADAVVLAVPHQAAAALVPPAAAPAAGDWRRLGAAPIVNVHLRYARRITGLTMAAAVASPAQWIFTRPEPDGQYVVVSLSAADAELERPTAELVATQRAALAALFPAARHAAVRDAFVTREPRATFRQTPGTRAYRPATATGLPGLVLAGAWTDTGWPDTMEGAVRSGQQAADVVARQLASRPRHHTEAAR; encoded by the coding sequence ATGACCGCCCCGACGGGTCCGCCGGGCGAAGCCGGCAACGTCTGCGTCATCGGCGGCGGACTGGCCGGCATCGCCGCGGCGATCCGCCTCGCCGACCTGCACCTGCGGGTGACGCTGCTGGAGAGCCGGCCGGAACTCGGCGGAGCCACCTACTCCTTCCGCCGCGACGGGCTCACCGTCGACACCGGCCAGCACGTCTTCCTGCGCTGCTACGAGGCGTACCGGGGGCTGCTGGACCGGCTCGGCAGCACCGCCGGCACCCAGGTGCAGCCGCGGTTCGCGGTGCCGGTGCTGCTGCCGGGGCGGCCCCCGCACCTGCTGGCCCGCCGCCGGTTGCCGGCGCCGGCGCACCTGCTGCCCGCGCTGGCCGGCTACCGGCTGCTGGCCCCGGCGCAGCGGCTCGCCGCCGTGCGGGCCGCCGCCGCGCTGCGCCACGTCGACCCCGACCTGCCCGAGACCGACGCGCGCAGCTTCGGCGACTGGCTCGCCGACCACGGTCAGGACGCCCGCGCCGTGCGCCGGCTCTGGGACCTGGTCACCGTGGCCGCGCTGAACCTGCCCAGCGCCCAGGCGTCGCTGGCGCTGGCCGCCCGGGTGTTCCGCACCGGGCTGCTGGAGGCCGCGGACGCCGGCGACATCGGCCGCCCGCTGGTCCCGCTGGTCGACCTGCACGCCGTCCCGGCCCGGCGGCTGCTGGACCGGCTCGGCGTCCGGGTGCGCACCCGCGCCCGCGTCCGGTGGATCCGCCCGGAACCCGCCGGCTTCCGCGTCGGCACCGACGACGGCGAGGTCGACGCCGACGCCGTCGTGCTGGCCGTGCCGCACCAGGCCGCGGCCGCGCTGGTCCCGCCGGCCGCCGCGCCCGCCGCCGGCGACTGGCGGCGCCTCGGCGCGGCGCCGATCGTCAACGTGCACCTGCGGTACGCCCGCCGGATCACCGGGCTGACCATGGCCGCCGCCGTGGCCTCCCCGGCACAGTGGATCTTCACCCGGCCGGAACCGGACGGCCAGTACGTGGTGGTGTCCCTGTCGGCCGCCGACGCCGAGCTCGAGCGGCCAACCGCCGAGCTGGTGGCGACCCAGCGCGCGGCGCTCGCCGCGCTGTTCCCCGCCGCGCGGCACGCCGCGGTCCGCGACGCGTTCGTCACCCGGGAGCCGCGGGCCACCTTCCGGCAGACACCGGGCACCCGGGCGTACCGGCCGGCCACGGCCACCGGCCTGCCCGGGCTGGTGCTCGCCGGCGCATGGACCGACACGGGCTGGCCGGACACGATGGAGGGCGCGGTGCGCAGCGGCCAGCAGGCCGCCGACGTGGTCGCCCGCCAGCTTGCGTCCCGGCCCCGACACCACACGGAGGCCGCGAGATGA
- a CDS encoding MGDG synthase family glycosyltransferase, giving the protein MLVVSADIGGGHDATGRALAERVHALWPGSRVGWVDTLDVMGPGVGGLFRRTYVTNVDATPWLYEFFWAAIWRHPWFAVASKWFTGAWAGRGLARVVEAFDPDLIVSTYPLGSAGLAWLRRRRGLGVPLGAWVCDFAPHPSWVYAELDLDVLVHPAALPVAAVAAPGAPLAVSAPPVLDRFRPGDRAEAARRCGLDPTRPAVVVACGSYGFGHVEEAIHALVGIGDAVQVVAVCGRNDRLVARLAALGVPPGRLLVRRWVDDMPTLLRGAHLVVTNAGGATALEAWATGTPIVMYRPIAAHGVANAALMSAAGLAETARSPQALVAYVRSRLFGRQPPAAPAPTHTCRTSGCPRWPTRRPRRVPARRAAPDRTGAGRAPGRPAGRCAHRTRSSCTCSRTRWRSRSARSWSSAPARTAARSARRTSPRCWPRGCR; this is encoded by the coding sequence GTGCTGGTCGTCTCGGCCGACATCGGCGGCGGGCACGACGCCACCGGGCGGGCGCTGGCCGAACGCGTCCACGCGCTGTGGCCGGGCAGCCGGGTGGGCTGGGTCGACACCCTCGACGTCATGGGCCCGGGGGTCGGCGGGTTGTTCCGGCGCACCTACGTCACCAACGTCGACGCGACGCCGTGGCTGTACGAGTTCTTCTGGGCGGCGATCTGGCGGCACCCCTGGTTCGCCGTCGCCTCCAAGTGGTTCACCGGCGCCTGGGCCGGCCGGGGCCTGGCACGGGTCGTCGAGGCGTTCGACCCGGATCTGATCGTCTCCACGTATCCGCTGGGCAGCGCCGGGCTGGCCTGGCTGCGTCGGCGTCGTGGCCTCGGCGTGCCGCTCGGGGCGTGGGTCTGCGACTTCGCGCCGCACCCGTCGTGGGTCTACGCCGAGCTGGACCTGGACGTGCTGGTGCATCCGGCGGCACTGCCGGTGGCGGCGGTCGCGGCGCCGGGCGCGCCGCTGGCGGTGTCCGCCCCGCCGGTGCTCGACCGGTTCCGTCCCGGCGACCGGGCCGAGGCCGCCCGGCGCTGCGGCCTCGACCCGACCCGGCCGGCCGTCGTGGTCGCCTGCGGCTCGTACGGCTTCGGCCACGTCGAGGAGGCGATCCACGCGCTGGTCGGCATCGGGGACGCCGTCCAGGTGGTCGCCGTGTGCGGGCGCAACGACCGGCTGGTGGCCCGACTGGCGGCGCTGGGCGTGCCGCCCGGCCGGCTGCTGGTCCGGCGGTGGGTCGACGACATGCCCACCCTGCTGCGGGGCGCCCACCTGGTCGTGACCAACGCCGGCGGGGCCACGGCGCTGGAGGCGTGGGCCACCGGCACACCCATCGTGATGTACCGGCCGATCGCCGCGCACGGCGTGGCCAACGCGGCGCTGATGAGCGCCGCCGGCCTGGCCGAGACGGCCCGCAGCCCGCAGGCCCTCGTCGCCTACGTCCGCAGCCGGCTGTTCGGCCGGCAGCCCCCGGCCGCGCCCGCCCCCACCCACACCTGCCGGACCTCGGGCTGCCCGCGCTGGCCGACGCGCCGCCCGCGCAGGGTGCCCGCGCGGCGGGCGGCGCCGGACCGGACCGGCGCGGGGCGAGCGCCCGGCCGGCCAGCTGGCCGCTGCGCACACAGGACGCGTTCTTCCTGCACGTGCAGTCGGACACGGTGGCGCAGCAGATCGGCACGGTCATGGAGCTCGGCCCCCGCCAGGACGGCCGCCCGGTCGGCGCGGCGGACCTCACCGCGCTGCTGGCCGCGCGGCTGCCGATGA
- a CDS encoding DMT family transporter: MNQAGHLAVGAPLALAAAAAFGTSSVLQFRAVRQVPEERAGRPRLLARLFRLPSWRWSVVLAAAAFALQVAALSLVPLILVQPLLVTGLIWYVLVFAAAERHRPDPPLLLESMLCLLGLAAFLAVAQPGRGQGRGLESLGSAVLLGVAVVISVGLCLLAALRLDRRWRPLPLALAAGVCYGVTAGLISSLGFHLEQSPLTVFGQWQLYAIAVLGPFGVLLSQNAYQAGPVGAPALATITVTDPLVSIAVGLLWLDERIMTGVGYLLGQVFGLVVVVVAVFLLARRAPHAAGG, from the coding sequence GTGAACCAGGCGGGACATCTGGCGGTTGGCGCGCCGCTCGCCCTCGCCGCCGCCGCCGCGTTCGGCACGTCCTCGGTGCTGCAGTTCCGCGCCGTCCGGCAGGTGCCCGAGGAGCGGGCCGGGCGGCCGCGGCTGCTGGCGCGCCTGTTCCGCCTCCCGAGCTGGCGCTGGTCGGTCGTGCTCGCGGCCGCGGCGTTCGCCCTGCAGGTCGCGGCCCTGAGTCTGGTGCCGCTGATCCTGGTGCAGCCGCTGCTGGTGACCGGGCTGATCTGGTACGTCCTGGTGTTCGCCGCGGCCGAACGCCACCGGCCCGACCCGCCGCTGCTGCTGGAGTCGATGCTGTGCCTGCTGGGGCTCGCCGCCTTCCTGGCGGTCGCGCAGCCCGGCCGCGGCCAGGGCCGGGGACTGGAGTCGCTCGGCTCCGCCGTGCTGCTCGGCGTCGCGGTCGTGATCTCGGTGGGGCTGTGCCTGCTGGCGGCGCTGCGGCTCGACCGCCGGTGGCGCCCGCTGCCGCTGGCCCTCGCCGCCGGCGTCTGCTATGGCGTGACGGCCGGGCTGATCAGCAGCCTCGGGTTCCACCTCGAGCAGAGCCCGCTGACGGTGTTCGGTCAGTGGCAGCTGTACGCCATCGCCGTGCTCGGCCCGTTCGGTGTGCTGCTGAGCCAGAACGCCTACCAGGCCGGCCCGGTCGGCGCGCCCGCCCTGGCCACCATCACCGTCACCGACCCGCTGGTGTCCATCGCCGTCGGGCTGCTCTGGCTGGACGAGCGGATCATGACCGGTGTCGGGTACCTGCTGGGCCAGGTGTTCGGGCTGGTGGTCGTGGTCGTCGCGGTCTTCCTGCTCGCCCGGCGGGCGCCGCACGCAGCCGGCGGGTAG